A stretch of the Bacillus anthracis str. Vollum genome encodes the following:
- the proB gene encoding glutamate 5-kinase: protein MKKQRIVVKIGSSSLADSHEGISKEQLSDHVAALARLKEEGHEVLLITSGAVAAGFSALGYPSRPVTIKGKQAAAAVGQSLLMQAYTEEFRKYGIVTAQLLLTRSDFSRKEQYSNAYATLGELLNRSALPIINENDSISLEELTFGDNDMLSALVSGLVSADMLMIFTDVNGLYDKNPQKNEDAKKYYFLPEVTEEIASLAGDAGSKLGTGGMKSKVDAAKTALSLGVSVFIGTGRGQEKFVDVLKGKGDGTYVGNAPQKEMKINKQWIALHSVVSGQIEIDAGAATAIIQHGKSLLPAGVTNVSGFFQVGEVVEVMTQQGRVIGKGQCTYSAEELRDVKGMQSQQIQARGERHNYEVIHRDYWVSF from the coding sequence GTGAAAAAACAACGAATTGTTGTAAAGATTGGGAGCAGTTCTTTGGCGGATAGTCACGAAGGCATTTCTAAAGAACAACTTTCAGATCATGTTGCGGCATTAGCTCGATTGAAAGAGGAAGGGCATGAAGTGTTGTTAATTACATCTGGGGCCGTCGCAGCAGGTTTTTCAGCTCTAGGGTACCCTAGTAGACCTGTAACAATTAAAGGAAAACAGGCAGCTGCGGCTGTCGGACAAAGTTTGTTAATGCAGGCGTACACGGAGGAATTTCGTAAATACGGTATCGTTACTGCGCAACTATTGCTGACTAGAAGTGATTTTTCTAGAAAAGAACAATATAGTAACGCTTACGCGACTTTAGGAGAGTTACTAAACCGTTCTGCTCTTCCAATCATTAATGAAAATGATTCCATTTCTTTAGAGGAGCTAACGTTCGGTGATAATGATATGCTGTCAGCTTTAGTAAGCGGACTTGTTTCGGCGGATATGCTGATGATTTTTACAGATGTGAACGGTTTATATGATAAAAATCCTCAGAAAAATGAGGATGCGAAAAAATATTATTTCCTTCCTGAAGTTACAGAAGAAATCGCTTCTCTTGCAGGAGATGCTGGCTCCAAACTTGGGACTGGCGGAATGAAATCAAAAGTCGATGCTGCAAAGACAGCACTCTCTCTTGGTGTCAGTGTATTTATCGGAACAGGACGTGGACAAGAGAAATTTGTAGATGTTTTGAAGGGGAAAGGTGATGGAACGTATGTCGGAAATGCCCCTCAAAAAGAAATGAAGATAAATAAGCAATGGATCGCTTTGCATTCGGTTGTTAGCGGACAAATTGAAATAGACGCCGGAGCAGCTACAGCTATCATTCAGCATGGCAAGAGTCTTCTTCCTGCTGGTGTTACAAATGTTTCAGGGTTTTTCCAAGTGGGCGAAGTCGTAGAAGTAATGACGCAACAAGGACGCGTGATTGGAAAAGGACAATGCACATATAGTGCAGAGGAGCTAAGGGATGTAAAAGGTATGCAAAGCCAACAGATTCAAGCAAGAGGCGAAAGACATAATTATGAAGTCATTCATAGAGATTATTGGGTTTCATTTTAA
- a CDS encoding nucleotidyltransferase domain-containing protein: MLEAQIFKHKQHKKLVQTIVAETLCTEKVNGFMLIGSVARGDAYPDSDLDFYILLEEGQKKKFHSETREGILVEYKCADVNQILVNFKNNPMELYSFLEGEILFDKSGDLKKLKGIAISEFENYRVSSDKVKGISHWLQSSLIKIQSALKANDELKASYIVQTSTWTLLEGIWAINNKPVPPAGSVLRYIQTLPNKPIHLDALLNKLFLGNTKDRIKAAIELIEWVLHK, encoded by the coding sequence ATGTTAGAAGCACAAATATTTAAACATAAACAACATAAAAAATTAGTGCAAACAATAGTAGCGGAAACCTTGTGTACGGAAAAGGTAAATGGATTCATGCTTATCGGATCTGTCGCAAGAGGTGACGCATATCCTGATTCGGATTTAGATTTTTATATTCTTTTAGAAGAAGGACAAAAGAAGAAATTTCATTCTGAAACGAGAGAAGGCATTTTGGTTGAATATAAGTGTGCAGATGTTAATCAAATATTAGTAAACTTTAAAAACAATCCGATGGAACTATATTCATTTTTAGAAGGTGAAATTTTATTTGATAAAAGTGGTGACTTAAAAAAATTAAAGGGAATAGCTATATCTGAATTTGAAAACTATCGTGTTTCTAGCGATAAAGTGAAAGGCATTTCTCATTGGTTACAGAGTTCGTTAATTAAAATTCAATCTGCTTTGAAAGCAAATGATGAGTTAAAGGCTTCATACATAGTTCAAACTTCAACTTGGACATTGTTAGAAGGGATATGGGCTATTAACAATAAGCCAGTACCGCCAGCGGGATCTGTTTTAAGGTATATTCAAACGTTGCCGAATAAGCCAATTCATTTAGATGCGTTACTTAATAAACTATTTTTAGGTAATACGAAGGACCGTATTAAAGCAGCAATTGAGTTAATTGAGTGGGTGCTTCATAAATAA
- a CDS encoding NupC/NupG family nucleoside CNT transporter, with amino-acid sequence MYFILNMLGIFVVILIVYLCSPNKKHIKWRPIVILIILELFITWFMLGTKLGSIIINKIASFFSWLLACANEGIRFAFPSAMENQTIDFFFSALLPIIFVITFFDILSYFGILTWIIDKVGAVISKISRLPKLESFFSIQMMFLGNTEALAVVRDQLSVLKENRLLTFGIMSMSSVSGSILGAYLSMVPATYIFSAIPLNCINALILANVLNPVEVSKEEDVVYTPSKHEKKDFFSTISNSMLVGMNMVIVILAMVIGYVALTACLNGILGFFVTGLTIQKIFSIIFSPFAFLLGLSGSDAMYVAELMGIKITTNEFVAMMDLKSNLKSLQPHTVAVATTFLASFANFSTVGMIYGTYNSLFGGEKSSVIGKNVWKLLVSGMAVSLLSAMLVGLFVW; translated from the coding sequence ATGTATTTCATATTGAATATGTTAGGGATTTTCGTTGTCATATTAATTGTTTACTTATGTTCGCCTAATAAAAAACATATAAAATGGAGACCAATTGTAATTCTCATCATATTAGAGCTTTTTATTACGTGGTTTATGTTAGGCACAAAGCTAGGCAGTATTATCATTAATAAAATTGCTTCATTTTTCAGTTGGCTACTGGCATGTGCGAATGAAGGAATTCGATTTGCATTTCCTTCTGCTATGGAAAATCAGACAATTGATTTCTTCTTTAGCGCATTACTACCTATCATTTTTGTTATCACGTTCTTTGATATTCTTTCTTACTTTGGAATCTTAACTTGGATTATTGATAAAGTAGGTGCAGTTATTTCAAAGATTTCTCGTTTACCAAAGTTAGAAAGTTTCTTTTCGATTCAAATGATGTTTTTAGGAAACACTGAAGCACTTGCGGTTGTTCGTGATCAATTATCTGTTTTAAAAGAAAACCGTTTGCTGACTTTTGGAATTATGAGTATGAGTAGCGTCAGCGGTTCCATTCTTGGTGCTTATTTATCAATGGTTCCAGCAACATATATTTTCAGCGCAATCCCATTAAATTGTATTAACGCATTAATTTTAGCCAATGTATTAAATCCTGTGGAAGTTTCGAAAGAAGAAGATGTTGTTTACACACCTTCCAAACATGAAAAAAAGGATTTCTTTTCTACTATTTCAAACAGCATGTTAGTCGGGATGAATATGGTTATCGTTATTTTAGCTATGGTAATTGGTTATGTAGCTTTAACTGCATGTTTAAATGGGATTTTAGGATTTTTTGTAACGGGGTTAACAATTCAAAAAATCTTCTCCATTATCTTTAGTCCTTTCGCTTTTTTACTCGGTTTATCGGGCAGTGATGCTATGTATGTAGCTGAATTAATGGGGATCAAAATAACGACGAATGAATTTGTTGCAATGATGGATTTAAAATCAAACTTAAAGTCTTTACAACCGCATACGGTTGCGGTTGCCACAACATTTCTAGCTTCTTTTGCTAACTTTAGTACAGTAGGTATGATTTATGGAACTTACAATTCATTATTTGGCGGCGAAAAATCATCAGTCATCGGTAAAAATGTTTGGAAGCTTCTTGTGAGCGGAATGGCTGTTTCCTTATTAAGCGCTATGCTTGTTGGGCTTTTTGTATGGTAA
- a CDS encoding lipoprotein, giving the protein MGVNEVKRILLMTALATILLSACNNNVKEEVSKNKEEKRESSANIVEQKEYIIIDKKHNDIFLKDASSNKEDSVKVSLNDLNSTKWKAPKRNGILDIGDHISLEKEEGKYTPTLVKDLVGEIKYDGTIKYKILEATSKSVKWFPLNKENNGGYVPPEMVKVVNASKIKAGDIVTIQDKTKSSEDVIIYELKIVE; this is encoded by the coding sequence ATGGGGGTAAATGAAGTGAAAAGAATATTACTAATGACAGCTTTAGCAACGATATTATTATCAGCGTGTAATAATAATGTGAAAGAAGAAGTATCTAAGAATAAGGAAGAAAAACGTGAAAGCAGTGCAAACATAGTAGAGCAGAAGGAATATATCATTATTGATAAGAAACATAATGATATATTTCTAAAAGATGCTAGCTCAAATAAAGAAGACAGTGTGAAAGTAAGTTTAAATGATTTAAACTCAACAAAATGGAAGGCGCCTAAAAGAAATGGTATCCTAGATATAGGTGATCATATCTCTTTGGAAAAAGAAGAGGGTAAATATACACCTACATTAGTGAAAGATCTTGTTGGTGAAATAAAATATGATGGTACAATTAAATATAAAATTTTAGAAGCAACTAGTAAATCGGTAAAGTGGTTTCCGCTAAATAAAGAGAACAATGGAGGATATGTTCCGCCAGAGATGGTAAAAGTAGTGAACGCTTCGAAAATAAAAGCTGGAGACATTGTAACGATTCAAGATAAAACAAAAAGCAGTGAAGATGTAATTATATATGAACTGAAAATTGTTGAATAA
- a CDS encoding ArsR/SmtB family transcription factor, which yields MEVYHITSRKRETYNVQVKYSILFECALGIAAITHKRLIDTLEKSQNEWEEIKKSLTEEMREHLQFVEEHNTWKALLQLLYEEDFHDVSQFHTTIDSLSEEDLKYICLPFLGEKYEEKRRLAASTDVTAIHELMELTKDHQFFSTYIRFICDVDVQVLKAHLIAVMTGWYESVIQKEEEEILSILKRDYEAKVEMNKKMKPEEFVEWATGGVHYMPEPSVHHVLLIPQITYRPWNIEADVEDTKVFHYPVANESIHPEDPYEPNYFLVQKHKALGDEARLRIVKMLFEKERTLQEITERLQLGKSTVHHHLKLLRAAKLVDIHDGKYVLRKKAVQSLAKELDMFLNR from the coding sequence ATGGAGGTCTATCACATAACGAGTAGAAAGAGGGAAACTTATAACGTTCAAGTAAAATATTCGATACTTTTCGAATGCGCTCTTGGCATTGCTGCGATTACTCATAAGCGGTTAATTGATACTCTTGAAAAGAGTCAAAATGAATGGGAAGAAATTAAGAAATCATTAACAGAAGAAATGAGAGAGCACTTACAATTTGTCGAAGAACATAATACGTGGAAAGCATTGCTTCAGTTGTTGTATGAAGAAGATTTTCACGATGTATCGCAGTTTCATACTACAATCGATTCACTTTCAGAAGAAGATTTGAAGTATATATGTTTACCGTTTTTAGGGGAGAAGTATGAGGAGAAAAGACGTTTAGCCGCAAGTACAGATGTAACTGCAATACATGAACTAATGGAACTGACAAAAGATCATCAGTTTTTCTCTACTTATATTCGTTTTATATGCGATGTTGATGTACAAGTGCTGAAAGCCCATTTAATTGCTGTTATGACAGGTTGGTATGAGAGCGTTATTCAGAAAGAGGAAGAAGAAATACTTTCTATATTAAAACGAGATTATGAAGCAAAGGTTGAAATGAATAAAAAGATGAAACCAGAAGAGTTTGTCGAGTGGGCTACAGGTGGCGTTCATTATATGCCAGAACCAAGTGTTCATCACGTGCTTCTTATCCCGCAAATAACGTACAGACCGTGGAATATTGAGGCGGATGTTGAAGATACGAAAGTATTTCATTATCCAGTTGCAAACGAAAGTATCCATCCTGAAGATCCATATGAACCGAACTATTTTTTAGTTCAAAAACATAAAGCTCTTGGAGATGAAGCGAGGTTACGTATTGTAAAAATGTTGTTCGAAAAAGAACGAACATTGCAGGAAATTACAGAAAGATTGCAACTTGGTAAATCGACTGTACACCATCATTTGAAATTGTTACGTGCAGCGAAGTTGGTTGATATACATGACGGAAAGTATGTATTGAGGAAAAAAGCAGTACAGTCTTTAGCGAAAGAATTAGATATGTTTTTGAATAGATAA
- the hmoA gene encoding heme-degrading monooxygenase HmoA, which translates to MFIETKTFTVKEGTSNIVVERFTGEGIIEKFEGFIDLSVLVKKVRRGDEEVVVMIRWESEEAWKNWETSEEHLAGHRASRGKPKPDHIINVDHAVYYVKSSKAAYQQS; encoded by the coding sequence ATGTTTATCGAAACGAAAACATTTACAGTAAAAGAAGGTACATCAAATATAGTTGTAGAACGTTTTACTGGAGAAGGTATTATTGAAAAATTTGAAGGCTTTATCGACTTGAGTGTTCTTGTGAAAAAAGTAAGACGCGGCGACGAAGAAGTAGTCGTTATGATTCGCTGGGAATCTGAAGAAGCATGGAAAAACTGGGAAACAAGTGAAGAACATTTAGCTGGACATAGAGCGAGCCGTGGTAAACCAAAGCCAGATCATATTATTAATGTGGATCACGCAGTTTATTATGTGAAATCATCGAAAGCGGCTTATCAACAGTCGTAA
- the proA gene encoding gamma-glutamyl phosphate reductase produces the protein MNEVLAKGKKAKEIARELVLKSTEQKNEALSAIADQLILETAYILEENKKDIEEGKAKGFSDSLLDRLMLNEQRIVDMTEGIKQLIELRDPVGECVSAWERPNGLSIQEMRVPLGVVGMIYEARPNVTVDAATICLKTGNAVILRGSSSAIHSNKAIVAVIHRALKQTSLPQESVQLIEDTTRDSAKQLFTMNDYLDVLIPRGGKQLIDTVVREASVPVLETGAGNCHVFIDETADKQMAFDIINAKTQRPSVCNAIETIVLHEKWAEQYGSELFSSLKKRGVELRGDQKALAMDSTIVLASEEDWGTEFLSLTPAVKLVSSIEEAIHHINTYGSMHSEAIISENEEKVSKFFVSVDAAALYHNASTRFTDGSEFGSGAEIGISTQKLHVRGPMGLPALTSTKYVIRGNGQIRK, from the coding sequence ATGAATGAAGTGTTAGCAAAGGGAAAGAAGGCGAAAGAGATCGCTAGAGAGCTAGTGCTTAAATCTACAGAGCAAAAAAACGAAGCACTTTCCGCAATAGCTGATCAGTTAATATTAGAAACAGCTTATATTTTAGAAGAAAATAAGAAGGATATTGAAGAAGGTAAGGCAAAAGGGTTTTCTGATTCTCTCCTTGATCGCCTTATGCTGAATGAACAGCGTATTGTTGATATGACAGAAGGGATTAAGCAGCTAATTGAATTACGTGATCCTGTAGGAGAATGTGTAAGTGCATGGGAAAGGCCAAATGGACTATCTATTCAGGAAATGCGCGTACCACTTGGTGTTGTTGGGATGATTTACGAGGCAAGACCGAATGTAACAGTGGATGCTGCTACAATTTGTTTGAAGACAGGAAACGCAGTCATATTACGTGGTAGTTCTTCTGCTATTCATTCTAATAAAGCCATCGTTGCCGTTATTCACAGAGCGCTCAAACAAACAAGCTTACCTCAAGAAAGTGTACAGCTTATAGAAGATACAACGCGAGATAGCGCAAAGCAGTTGTTTACAATGAATGATTATCTAGACGTTCTTATTCCAAGAGGTGGCAAGCAATTAATCGATACTGTTGTGAGGGAAGCGTCTGTCCCAGTACTTGAAACAGGTGCGGGAAATTGTCATGTTTTCATTGATGAAACAGCGGATAAACAAATGGCATTTGATATTATAAATGCAAAAACGCAGCGTCCATCTGTATGTAATGCAATTGAAACGATTGTACTTCATGAGAAGTGGGCAGAGCAATATGGTAGCGAGTTGTTTTCTTCTTTGAAGAAAAGAGGCGTGGAGCTACGTGGTGATCAAAAAGCATTGGCAATGGATTCAACAATTGTACTTGCTTCAGAAGAAGACTGGGGGACAGAATTTTTATCTCTCACGCCAGCAGTTAAATTAGTTTCTTCTATAGAAGAAGCGATTCATCACATAAATACGTATGGATCTATGCATTCTGAAGCGATTATTTCAGAAAACGAGGAAAAAGTCAGCAAATTTTTCGTATCTGTTGATGCGGCTGCACTGTATCATAATGCATCAACTCGTTTTACTGATGGATCTGAATTCGGATCTGGAGCAGAAATTGGTATCAGTACACAAAAGCTACACGTAAGAGGACCAATGGGGCTTCCTGCATTAACTTCTACAAAATACGTCATTCGTGGAAATGGACAAATTCGAAAATAA
- the proC gene encoding pyrroline-5-carboxylate reductase, translated as MDKQIGFIGCGNMGMAIIGGMLNKKIVSSNKIMCSDLNTTNLENASEKYGISITTDNNEVAKNADILILSIKPDLYASVINEIKEEIKSDVIVVTIAAGKSVKSTEDSFDTKLKVVRVMPNTPALVGEGMSALCPNEMVTEKDLEDVLNIFNSFGQSEIVSEKLMDVVTSVSGSSPAYVYMIIEAMADAAVLDGMPRNQAYKFAAQAVLGSAKMVLETGIHPGELKDMVCSPGGTTIEAVATLEEKGLRTAIISAMQRCTQKSVELSGQTKK; from the coding sequence ATGGATAAACAAATTGGATTCATCGGATGCGGAAATATGGGGATGGCTATAATTGGCGGGATGCTAAATAAAAAGATAGTGTCTTCAAATAAAATCATGTGTTCAGATTTAAACACGACGAATTTAGAAAATGCTAGTGAAAAGTACGGAATATCTATAACTACTGACAACAATGAAGTCGCTAAAAATGCTGATATTTTAATTTTATCAATTAAACCAGACTTATACGCATCAGTAATTAACGAAATTAAAGAAGAGATCAAAAGCGATGTTATTGTCGTAACGATCGCTGCTGGAAAAAGTGTCAAAAGTACAGAGGATTCTTTTGATACAAAATTAAAAGTTGTACGAGTAATGCCTAATACCCCTGCCCTTGTTGGTGAAGGCATGTCTGCATTATGCCCGAATGAAATGGTGACAGAAAAAGATTTAGAAGATGTGCTAAACATTTTCAATAGCTTTGGTCAATCAGAGATTGTAAGTGAAAAATTAATGGACGTTGTAACATCTGTAAGTGGTTCTTCACCAGCATACGTATATATGATTATAGAAGCGATGGCAGATGCTGCTGTACTAGATGGTATGCCAAGAAATCAAGCATATAAATTCGCAGCTCAAGCTGTGTTAGGCTCTGCAAAAATGGTACTAGAAACAGGAATACATCCTGGTGAATTAAAAGATATGGTTTGTTCTCCTGGCGGAACAACGATAGAAGCTGTAGCTACATTAGAGGAAAAAGGCTTACGAACAGCCATCATTTCAGCTATGCAACGTTGTACACAAAAGTCTGTCGAACTATCTGGTCAAACGAAAAAGTAA
- the lsrF gene encoding 3-hydroxy-5-phosphonooxypentane-2,4-dione thiolase codes for MTWGFKNRLNTILPDGRAVMLAIDHGYFLGPIHGLEQPLETVKNLLPYTDSLFLTRGVLNSCIPENCSTPMVMRVSGGATVVGKDLANETIVTPVKEAVKQNAIGVGVSVFVGSDYETQTVTNLANVVSEAHDYGLPVLGITAVAKELQKREARFLALASRVCVEMGADIIKTYYCEGFEKITSTCPAPVVIAGGPKLDSIEDALNITYNALQEGAIGVDMGRNIWQSEHPAAMIQAIHGIVKNGLNVKEALELYNDVKN; via the coding sequence ATGACTTGGGGATTTAAAAATCGATTAAATACAATTTTACCTGATGGTAGAGCGGTTATGTTAGCGATAGATCACGGCTACTTTTTAGGACCAATTCACGGGCTTGAACAACCACTTGAAACAGTTAAAAACTTGCTTCCTTACACAGATTCCCTCTTTTTAACGCGAGGTGTACTTAACTCCTGCATTCCTGAAAACTGCAGCACACCGATGGTTATGCGTGTATCAGGCGGAGCTACTGTCGTCGGTAAAGACTTAGCGAATGAAACAATTGTTACCCCTGTAAAAGAAGCAGTAAAACAAAATGCAATTGGCGTCGGTGTATCTGTTTTCGTCGGATCAGACTATGAAACACAAACAGTTACAAATCTCGCAAATGTAGTTTCAGAAGCTCACGATTATGGTCTGCCAGTACTCGGCATAACCGCTGTTGCAAAAGAACTGCAAAAACGTGAAGCTCGCTTTTTAGCACTTGCTTCCCGTGTATGCGTTGAAATGGGTGCTGACATTATTAAAACGTATTACTGCGAAGGATTCGAAAAAATTACAAGCACATGTCCTGCCCCAGTCGTCATTGCTGGTGGACCAAAACTAGATTCAATTGAAGACGCATTAAACATTACGTACAACGCACTGCAAGAAGGTGCAATCGGCGTAGATATGGGCCGCAACATATGGCAATCCGAACATCCAGCTGCGATGATTCAAGCGATACATGGTATTGTGAAAAATGGATTGAATGTGAAAGAGGCGTTGGAATTATATAATGATGTGAAAAATTAA
- a CDS encoding MFS transporter — MKLKNVLKNRSFFFMWIGSAISELGGGFGTLCNSILVYELTGSEMALSSMWLLYFIPSLILQLISGPFIDKWSRKWIMIFSQWIRASVFLLPLIMLVSGSLEVWHIYVVQIVVGLITPLYTPASQAITPSIVRKEQLQDANAYIDGMTRLMMFLAPVLGGVVIHFIGTELALSFVCICLFVSGTFLLYIKENRASQPIRKTWLEQFLHGFTYFFTKPIIVWLGIFLTFVQFGAGVTMVTNLPYIKGELSAGYAEFGYFMAGFPLGYVVGSILVGKVTYKSRRILMLGGLFIGGLTYISLGFNHSIIIAIIVEVIAGICIAFFNVHNTTICQQSVQNNMIGQVFSVRLFFIRSAMPSGVLVGGILSEMWGVRALYLIIGAIICVTSLIGMLLPYFKFLDEAIEEKTA; from the coding sequence ATGAAATTGAAAAATGTATTGAAAAATCGTTCGTTCTTTTTTATGTGGATTGGTAGTGCAATCTCAGAATTAGGAGGGGGTTTCGGAACGTTATGTAATTCAATTCTAGTATATGAGTTAACAGGATCGGAAATGGCTTTAAGTAGTATGTGGCTATTATATTTCATCCCATCACTCATACTGCAATTAATCAGTGGCCCATTTATTGATAAATGGAGTCGGAAGTGGATTATGATTTTTTCACAATGGATACGAGCGTCCGTATTCTTATTACCTTTGATAATGTTAGTTTCCGGTAGTTTAGAAGTTTGGCACATTTATGTTGTTCAGATTGTAGTAGGACTTATTACACCACTTTATACACCTGCAAGTCAAGCAATTACACCGAGCATTGTAAGGAAAGAACAACTTCAAGATGCAAATGCGTACATTGATGGAATGACTCGTCTTATGATGTTTCTTGCGCCAGTATTAGGCGGAGTAGTCATTCATTTCATTGGCACAGAACTTGCGTTATCTTTCGTATGCATTTGTTTATTTGTTAGTGGCACTTTCTTACTTTATATAAAAGAAAATAGAGCGTCGCAACCTATTCGGAAAACGTGGCTAGAACAGTTTCTTCACGGTTTTACATATTTTTTCACAAAACCAATCATCGTTTGGCTCGGTATATTTCTTACTTTCGTACAATTTGGAGCAGGAGTAACAATGGTCACAAACCTTCCTTATATAAAGGGGGAGCTGTCAGCGGGATATGCGGAATTTGGTTATTTTATGGCCGGATTCCCACTTGGCTATGTAGTTGGATCTATACTAGTCGGAAAAGTAACATATAAAAGTCGGCGTATACTTATGCTTGGAGGATTGTTTATAGGGGGGCTCACATACATTTCGCTAGGGTTCAATCATAGTATTATCATTGCAATAATAGTTGAAGTAATAGCAGGGATTTGTATTGCATTTTTCAATGTTCATAACACAACGATATGCCAGCAATCAGTCCAAAACAATATGATAGGACAAGTATTTTCAGTGCGATTATTTTTCATACGATCCGCTATGCCGTCAGGTGTATTAGTAGGGGGAATATTGAGTGAAATGTGGGGAGTAAGAGCGCTATATTTAATCATCGGTGCAATTATATGTGTCACCTCTTTAATAGGAATGTTACTTCCGTATTTCAAGTTTTTAGATGAGGCGATAGAAGAGAAAACAGCTTGA
- a CDS encoding DinB family protein, producing MGRKEMLQNGVQQVFYEEKWYPPISEALKNLTAEQACWQPEGAASNTIWENVNHLLIFKERLLSRIHEDDTFVAPQNNDDTFSQGGPNDDDAWQQTVKRTLQVHDALQSSLTSFQEAELDQPKPSLPIWQQYMNILLHDAYHTGQIIQLRKLQGSWPTHRSYL from the coding sequence ATGGGAAGAAAAGAAATGTTGCAAAATGGAGTCCAACAAGTTTTTTACGAAGAAAAATGGTACCCACCAATATCAGAAGCGTTAAAGAATCTTACAGCTGAACAAGCATGTTGGCAACCAGAAGGTGCTGCCAGTAATACGATTTGGGAAAATGTGAACCATTTATTAATCTTTAAAGAGCGCTTACTTTCCCGCATTCATGAAGATGATACATTTGTTGCTCCACAAAATAATGATGATACGTTTAGCCAAGGTGGACCTAATGATGATGATGCTTGGCAGCAAACAGTGAAACGAACGCTTCAAGTACATGATGCCTTACAATCTTCATTAACATCCTTTCAAGAAGCAGAACTAGACCAACCAAAGCCTTCTCTACCAATTTGGCAACAATATATGAATATCCTTTTGCACGATGCTTATCATACAGGACAAATTATACAACTTCGAAAACTCCAAGGTTCATGGCCAACTCACCGTTCTTATTTATAA
- a CDS encoding GNAT family N-acetyltransferase — MTSVFKDMAFQLRTERLDLNMWEESDAVWLRELIGERGVEMPTVESVRNDLIEKRKIAVENGISLLTIRRRDEGDFIGYCGLIIGRSTLEEPEIAYELFRSAHRMGYATEAASAVLEAAIATGRKRLWSTVGAWNTASFRVLEKIGFKRHHSTFGERGEIVWNVRDL; from the coding sequence ATGACATCTGTATTTAAAGATATGGCGTTCCAGCTAAGAACGGAACGACTCGACCTGAATATGTGGGAGGAATCCGATGCAGTCTGGCTTAGAGAACTAATTGGTGAACGTGGAGTGGAAATGCCAACCGTTGAATCTGTTCGTAACGATCTTATTGAGAAGCGCAAGATAGCAGTTGAAAATGGCATTTCTCTTCTCACTATTCGTAGACGAGACGAAGGAGATTTCATCGGTTACTGTGGCTTAATTATCGGTCGTTCCACGCTTGAAGAGCCGGAGATTGCATACGAGTTGTTCCGTAGTGCTCATCGCATGGGTTATGCGACAGAGGCAGCATCAGCGGTATTGGAGGCTGCGATTGCTACGGGGCGAAAAAGACTATGGTCTACTGTAGGCGCTTGGAATACTGCGTCTTTTCGGGTGTTAGAGAAGATAGGATTTAAGCGGCATCATAGTACGTTTGGCGAACGCGGTGAGATTGTTTGGAATGTGCGCGATTTGTAG